ggAAGGGGTATAATTGAATTTATCGGTTGGTTATTTGTCTGTGGGATTGCGGTTCGCCTTTCTTTGCCTGTGGTGGTGGAAACGTTGCCGTTTGGGACTGGTTGGTTTGGTGTGAGCATTAATGGTGAACTCTTTGCTTTAGGATGAGTCAATATGTGGGCCTCGGAGTTTTTTGTGAGTCTACTGCAGGTCGTTTGGCTGTTTTAATCCATGGATTTTGTTAGCGCCAGTACTTGTGGCTTAATCTAGGCAACTAAAAACGGGCAGACAACTAGAAATTGtgaattgataaaaaataactGTTTcttatgctttttctttttcaatttgttataataaaaaaatcaacccATATAAATATAGCGGTATGTGATTGGATGAGGAGATATTTGGTCACAAGGGTTAATGAACCTTTATCATTTTTAGTTGGTTAAATGACTGAATTTGTTGCCAGTACCGTTTAATGCAGAGCACTCAAACTGGTTACTTAAACTACTGTCACTGGATATGTTGTTGCAGGCCACTGTATCCTTGCTCTATTATGGTttctgattattttttttaattaaattgagcGTTTAAGGTTTGTTGCTTGAAAACTGTTTACGGGCACAGCATTTTTGGGGTATGTGGATGAAGGGAAAAAGTCGGGAGAGAAGCTGATGATGTCATAATAATGTTATAGGAAATTAGTAAGGTGATAGAGGATAAAAATGATTGACAGCAAATTGTAAGAGAAGTTGAATGTATGATCACACTAACTTGGTTCGGAAGCACCTCTATTCTTTAATGCGGTTGACAAAAGGGATTTCAGTTTAGTTGAGATACCTCTGGCTATGAAGTTACTAAATGGCGCATGCCCACATCATTTGGTACTACTTTTTAAGTACAAAACAATTCACACATTATGTGCTTCTTTAAGCAGGACAGTATGTGCCAATCAGGATTACCTAAACCTGTAGGATTGAAAAGTAATAAATGTGAACAGTCCAATGAAGTTCCTATATAAGCTTTCGTCTGAGACGTGTGGTATGCCTGGCATCCTTCTTAAAGTAGTGCATCCTCGCCTTTCACATTTGTtaccaaaaaaagaaaatttttgcGTTTGGAGGAGAGATCCTTGGTGTCTTGGTGTTTTacattgttatctttttgaGTAATGGCAGGCAATTCTAATTACAGCTCTTGAAATTGCAATGATAATTTTCATTGAGTGTATGCTTATTAAATTGGCTATTTctactttaaaattttggacTTTGATATCTTAGGCTGCTCTATCCTTGCTATCTTGTTTTTCAAACTTTCTCCACTTGATTTTGAACGAGTTTTTTAGGTTGATACTGTACACGTTGATTGGAGATCTCCGATGATGTGAAATCAGTGGTCCCGTGTATATCCAGTTATTAATAACCCTTAGATAGGAAAGAGACTAAATCTATTTTATCCAAGGGATACTAAATTCTTTTAGAGATTAAGAAATAATTACTACCAAACATTTTGGAGCCTTTAATAAGGACATGAATCTGAAAATGTAGAATGAAACCTAGTTTCGGCACTACTGCTTATTAAGTTGTGTCGATATTTTCTACAATGGTGTAGGTATGATATTTTCAAACTTCTCGTAACTGGGGGTAGGTTTGTGTTGCAGATTGCTATGTTGAAAAACTCAAGTAAAGTTGCGCTCAAAGAATTGAAACATTGGATATATCCCGAAAAGGTATATTTATGTGCATTTCTTTCCTGATACTGTTCGAcacaattcttttttatttatcacatgAATTTCCCTTTATTGCAGGTCAAAACTTCACTCGCAACTTTTCCTTCTTCAGCTGAAATAGTATCTGAGCCACTGGGGGTTGTGCTAGTCATCTCGGCATGGAACTACCCTTTTCGTATGTTAATATTTTGATGACCTTGTTTCATTTGCTTTGAGCTGACTTCTCACCTTTTTCTCTCCTCCAAGCTCTTCAAAATCTATAGTGGTGATAATATTACATTTTCCATCTATCTTTCCAGTTTTGTCACTTGATCCAGTCATTGGAGCTATAGCAGCTGGTAATGCTGTGGTTTTAAAACCATCAGAAATTGCTCCAGCCACATCATCACTGATGGCAAAACTGCTGGGAGACTACATGGATAACTCATGTATTAGAGTTGTTGAGGGAGCAGTTGATGAAACATCCGCATTGCTAGAGCAAAAGTGGGACAAAATTTTCTATACAGGTTCTTGTTTGCAACTCTTCTGTTTTCTTGACGGCTTATTAGAATCCTGAAATGATATTGCTTctctttgataattttttttttctcttttgaggCATGTTGTGCTGTTCGCGATATACCGTAACTAACTTTTTTCAACTGTTTATTATTTGGCGAAATCTATGTGAGTCCCTCCAAATGACGTGGGCCACATAGATTTTCGAGTGAGCCATTTGCAagcatttttctttatttatgttattatacaTAATACAAATTTTGACACCCCTTTTGGATAATTCAACAGGTGcattcaaaaaagaaaaaaagaacattataatttttttgattttgattttgattgcaAAAGATCAGTTTGAGATAACATTTGTTCTTAAGGTCCTAAAAATTCACATGCATGCTACAAAAACATCAATGTGGATAGTTTGATGCATGCTATTATCAGCGATCATACATATGCAATATTGCTTGTTTCTATTACTTTAACAAGTCTGCTAACAATGAAAGTTTATATTCCTTTAGTTTGGTGGATAACAACGGAAGTATTTCAtttcttaattatgttttagGCATCATAGGCATCTAAtctataaacttttatatagcTGTTCTTGAAATTATTCTTTCATTTCTATCGTTTAACGATTTGTAAAGATTGGAATACATATAGATAGTACTGTTATTGGTCATGGAGATAGTCCAGATAACAATTTTGAGCAGTATCCCTGCATATTGAAATGTGTTCTGCATACGTCAATTCTCAAGTTTAGGTCATATATCCTTCGGTAAACATGATGGAAATTTGAAGTAGAAACTTTGGAAAGTTGTATCTAATTGATACGCAACAGGAAATTTGTGTAAGAAATCGCTTATAGGTATTATGGCACTTGAAAGTGGTCTAAACAATATATGGATAATTGAGGATAAGAGATAAATTAGTGTTGACTCTCTTGGCTCTTGAGCATTATTCTTCTTTCAATTGGTTGAGTTGTGACCAAGTCCCCTTGTacttgttttaaaatttcagaTGCATTGACTGTGTGTGTAATCTGTAACATATTGTTAGACTATTAGTGTCAGTCCTATTCAAGAAATCCACTTTATTATCGTTTTTCTAGTGTCTGATCCTGGATTTTCTGTTTATAAGTTTAGTACAATGTGTCCCGTGTAATTGTTGGATTTTTAGGTAATGGACGAGTGGCACGTGTTGTGATGGCTGCTGCTGCAAAACACCTTACACCAGTCGTGCTGGAGCTCGGAGGAAAATCTCCAGTTGTAGTCGattcaaacatcaatttaaaGGTATACGTtgtcatgttttatttttatccgGTACTTACCATCACTCTGACctctttgcatttttttttatctaaattaatttgattttgaattgtCCAGGTAGCAACAAGACGAATAATTGCCGGAAAGTGGGGTTGTAATAATGGACAAGCCTGCATTTCTCCAGATTATGTTATAACAACAAAAGAATATGCTCCCAAGTTGGTAATAAGTTTTTCCTAATTgtaatttgaaatttgttatttttctgtttGTTTAGTGCTTGCTGTCTCTTATTTCTAGGTGGATGCGCTGAAGACTGAATTGGAGAAATTTTATGGAAAGAACCCATTGGAATCAGAAGATTTGTCTCGTATTGTAAACTCCAATCACTTCAATCGCTTGAAAAAGCTCTTGGATGATGATAAGGTTTCTGGTAAGATTGTTCATGGAGGCAAAAAGGATGAAAGCAAATTGTGAGTTCTGAATTTACTTTTCGGGGTACTTTATGGAAAAATTCTTGATTTAGTGAAACAGAATTGATATTGACTCTAgcatttcttcttttctcaacaTTGCAGGAAGATTAGCCCTACTCTTCTCTTGGATGTCCCACGGGATTCTTTGATTATGAGTGAGGAGATATTTGGTCCTTTACTTCCCATCCTCACGGTAGGTGTTAAGACACCATTGCACCACACTGATTGTTTTGTGAGATAATAGTAAAAATCTAGTTAGTTTCTTTGGTTTCTTGCTTTTACCGTAGTGAGTAGTCTAATGAAAACATTTATGCACAGTTTTTCAAATGGCTCAAGAATGATTGGTACCTTTTATGGTAAgcccattttctttttcttgaaacaGGTAGACAAACTGGAAGAAAGCTTTGTTGTGATCAATTCAGGACCAAAGCCTCTCGctgcatatatatttacaaataacaAGAAGTTTAAGGAACTATTTGTTAGGAATATTTCAGCTGGCGGCGTGGTTGTCAATGATACTACTTTACATGTAATTGTTTTTATACTCTAACCCTTGAATACCTCCGATTCTTATGTGCAAGCAGAACATCAGTATAATTTATCACTTAAATCTTCTTCAAGACTAAAAGACTGGAGGCAATGATATAAATTGTATTACTGTagaagattaaaagaaaataacttcaaaataaTATCTCAAAATTTTTTCGGATTTCATTATATACGCTAGGAGATTCTTTAAATAGAATGTGTTGTTTCCGACCCATGTATTTATTGTTTTGGTTCATCCTGAAATCAGTTTCTTCATATTAAATGTGGCTTTTTTTAATGCAGCTTGCGGTTCATACTTTGCCATTTGGAGGAGTTGGTGAGAGTGGAGTGGGGGCATACCACGGGAAATTCTCATTTGATGCATTTAGCCACAAAAAGGCAGTTCTCTATCGCAGTTTTATTGGTGATGCATCAGTTAGGTACCCACCATACACAAGTACAAAGCAAAGATTGCTAAAAGCCCTCATTGGTGGTGGCATACTTGGTATTATTCGTGCCCTGTTTGGTTGGTCCTAGACTTTAATATTTAGTACATTGGTATCTCGATGCTTTTAATACTGCTTTCATTAtggatataatttaattttatgtatatattgcTGTTCTTCATAGGATTTCTTTTAAGACGCTTTGTGGTTATCATGTTCTATCAGTTTCCATGCTAATAAGCACTGATATTGGTATCATAATGGTAAATCTTGGTTTGATTAGTTGTATTGATCTCTCTTGGCAGCAAGTTCTATGACGTCTTTATAGAGTTGTGAAgtggatatttaaaaaaatgggtATAAAAGGATCATTTCCCTTCTATAAATCGTTTACCCTTGAattttacttataatattttgattttgggCTATTCTCCTTTGAAGATATATATAGATGAATAATAGGAATATATTTTGTGCAATGCCTTTTTGAACACAATTCTTAATGAAAATCACAAAGTTTCttagtttttacatttttatttaatgaatttgttGTGATTtcttaacttttaataaattaaccAAGAGAATATTGTGATAACACCTTATGTGTGCGAGGCAGAGAGAGAAAGGACGGAATAAGTAAATGTAGATCATATAGTCACAATAATTAGGTTTAAAAGTTAGCTTATCTGAAaaagtttcataattttatcttttgattAGAAGTTTTCATAATTAAATCCGACTAGATTCATTCTCTTACTCATAATAGAATGTGGCTAAAATTGATGTAATCCTTCCATTAATGTTGAGTGAAAAAagtattaagttttaaatattaagttgaaattataatattatagatgcgagttgtatatatttataacatcaataattttgtaaaaaatgtgACTTTATTTATTCGTAtgtaaaagttataattaaggGTCCCTTTTATATCTAGAAGTGtgagatatttttcttttgatcttataagtacaaaaatgattaatcatttttataGTGTAAAGTACTTGCCAATTTGAAGATTtcttaaattagaattaaattagAATTGACCCACATGGATAAATCCACATGGATAAAGTccaaaaaaatcttttataacacttattttttttaacatgttgactattttatttttaataatatatttttaatattatttaaatttttttgattaaattaatatattgatctaatataattatattcacTAGCGTGCGATTCTGAATTAAATTATGGgattgtattaatatttagttttctattttattttttaattttataaaattatgtgtatttttattcaattttgatatacaaaaaatataaaaataataacttatttgatttttttatgaaggattctttttaagaaaaagtcaTTTCTTTTTAAACTGAAGTGCGttgtcaaaacaaaaataagttaaatgtttatttatatagaATCTTTTTTAcctagtttataaaaataaattgataaaaactttcaaaacacgaaagaattaaaagaaaatatgtttttacaattatacttaaatataaGTAATCTTTGGATTTATAAAAAGTGACTTATTTGgaacatctttttctttcaaaattatcttattttaaagcttaaacaaatttaacctacattatattttttacttttcaaaataataaaattatgtatctaaaatatgattataattaaaaaattattttgaatagctttttaaaaaactaatatttatattcaaagaaaaaaaagatattagtaaaatttaatgtgaaatttgaaaattactgaacaaaaatttcaaataaaatgaactaaataattgaaaatgcattaaaaaatgaactattaaaaataaactatcttAACCATAATTCAACCCACTTAATGTGGGACTTTAATGGGTTAGAACTTTTAAAAAGCCTCGTATTAAGTGACCAAGAAAAATAAGGCTTGATTTTAAAAGGTATTAGTTCGTGAGCTAGAGTTTCAAATGACAACTTTAGATCACTTAGATCTTGGTTGATGACGTGTTGAAGCCATGTCaatatacatattttagaaGATTAATTCAGAATAATttacttaacattttttttttgttaatgactctattttttatttttattttcattcctaTGCTTCAAAGAACAAAGTTCATAACGCTGAGATCTTCCACTTTTGTTTCTGTGATTGGTGTGTGTTGTTGAATGAGAAGGATGAAATCAAGTTTATAATggagaaaaacaaataacatgTCATATTTATCCATCAATAATTATAGGTATCAAAGTTGATGCTACAAATCTGTCCCATATATATTACCTAAAATTTATAACTACAtgattcattttatattataattactcTTATCACACCAAAATTATagtataaatattaatcaaGTTCAATCATGGcatcattaattaaaaacattttcaaatttatagtGTAACCATGTCTTCATCACtatatcaatatcaaaataattttcaaatacatATAAGACAATTTATGaaagttttatgttttaatcCTGATTTTTTTATTTCGTGGTTtaagtaatattaataaagGGTTAAAACTAATAGTtaactatataaaaaagaatttgatatttattttagtgtCATCTTTCTCTTTAAATTATTGTAGAATAATTAAGTGCCTTCATTACATATTTAGTGAAGTAACTGTTAAGAAACAAacattgttttgaagtttaagataacgtcaaaaatcaaataatgcTTAATCGTTTAAGATAATTGGTTAGAAGCATTAAACACTACCTTTTAAGTGCCTAAATGATATAAGAGTGTCCAAAAGTATAAGAATGTCTATTGTATGGCTGACAAGCGCTAAACGCTATAAAGTTCATAACAAAACGTCTAATCACAAAAACGTCTAATAAAAAGTTAGACTATTTATGATACATATAACTAGTGCTAAACGCTATATATTATAAACGCTTTAAAGTTACTCAAAATAGACAAGCTTTAAATGATAATACTCGTATAAAAAAACCTGCTCAGAATCAAAGTGTGCTTTCCTACCTTTGCTTTTAAACAAGTTTTCCATTCAACGCTTTCTACAAACCTAAGTGCTTAACTACTATTGCAGATCGTCTAATCCCTGCAAAGTAATATTAAATACTATTTGCGAAAaggtttaaaatattattcaataccCGTTTCTGTTTTAGTGTTTTCCTGTGTTTTAGTTGGTATCAAAGCTAACCTTAGGGGTTAGTTCTTAAAAGGACATAAGAAAAAGGTCTTACTAGTAGATGGAAAACAAAGGCTATGTTAATCGTCCTCCTTTGTTTGAAGGAGAAAAGTTCAGAAACATAGAATGATTGCATTCTTTGAATCTTGTCACATTGACATGTGGGTTGTAGTTAAAAATGGAAACTACATACCCTTAAACGAGAAGGGCGAGTTACTGGAGAGAGATAAATGGTTAGACGACAAAAAACAAAGGTATCTTCTTAACTCAAAAGCACATAACTCACTAATGTGTGCTCTTTCTGAAGAGGAGTATAGGAAAGTCCACACCTTCAAAGGGTcaagtgaagtgaagagaaaTAAGTTGAGTCTGTTGAGCAAACAATACAAGTTATTCTCTATGCAGGACAACGAAAGCATACAAGTTATATTCAACATATTTCAAACAATCTTAAACAAGCTAAGATCATTAGGTaagatttatgaaaattttgataacattGACAAAATTCTTTGCAACTTCCCCAAACAATGGAGACTGCAAGTTACTACCCTTAGGACCTCGAAAAATCTTGATGGGATAAGCTTAGTAGAGCTCGTTGGGATCCTAAAGGTCCATGAGCTAAAGCTTCAGCAGGATGAGATGCTGAGAAAAGACAAGAGCATTGCTTTCAAGGCTTAGAGACAAGCTAGAAGGATACCCACAAAAGCCTTTAAGGCTGAAGAGTCCTCTAAAGAGTCTAAAGAGGAATAAGACTCTaacaaagaggaagaagaggatgaaCTATCATTCATCTCTAGGAAGATCTATTGcatgtaaagaaagaaaaagaatacttCCTTTATAGGAAAGTGTGTTGGATCAACCTCGAGAAACAAACCCAAGGACAAAACGAAAAACGGACCAGTGTTATACTATAAGTGCAAGAAGTTAGGACATTTTAGGTCAGAATGTCTTGATCTTGAAAAGTCGAAAAAGAAGGTAACCTTCACCAAAAACGATAAGAAAAAGGTTCCCATGAGCACATGGGAAGATCTTGACGTCGCGAACTCAAATGAAGAGCCTAAAAAAGAAGCCAATATCTTCCTTATAAGATAAATatgcaagaaaagaaaaatctaagaGAAGTGGAAATAATTTGACTTATTTCAAACCTATATGTTCTAAGAAGTATGAATGTAGAAATCAATGAGTTTTTTCAAACACACCAAATAAACATTATGCTGGAAGTGTCTCGGCCAAACAAGGGAATCATGAATTTGTTTCTTAACTTCAAGCTTTTAAAGCATGGAGAAGTTTTCAGCCAAGTACTAAAAgtgtgtgagtgtgtttgaaaaaattgtttttgtgtAAGCAATTTCTACAAGTAAAGAACATATAAGCAAAACAAGCACACTTAAGTCCTAAAGTGATCAATCTCAATTCTTAAGCATGCAAGATTTAAAGGTTCATTTAATCAAACAAGTGCAAAGCAAAGTAGAAATCTAGACAACTCCTAAAGAGGAAACAACATATGATTCAATTCAAGGGCTTACATACaagaaaatacaagaaaaatccAGCTAAGACAATGAGATAAAAGCTAGAAAAAACAATGGATTAAAAGCCCCACTTATTGAAGACCTCCATGCTAATTGTTCTTTGCAATTGTAGGGATGTTTTGGCTGTTGGACAAGGGCTGGATAAACAACAAATGGTACCGATTTGGAGTGGATTTAGCACCCTTAAGACGCCCCCAAGGTGCAGGCCAAACGTTTTCAGTCCAACATAAAAGGTACAAGTTGAATTTGAATTAAGCAACTAGTTCATGGAGTATAAAGACAACTTTATGATGCTAGCTTAAGTGTTGAAAACAAAAGTCTACCTAAGCATACATTCCTAAGAAAAGAAGATCACCTAAGCTCTAGATACCACATAATATGGAACAATATGAGTAAGTAGAAGAAAACTTGAAAGCTAAGgcaataatttaaataaaagaaaatagaagggAAAAGGAATGACAAATAAGTGTGAAGATGACTACTTGCCATCATCAACAAGATAAGGTCAAAATATCAACTTAAGAGATATATTTTGTCTCTAAGAAGATTGCAAATGAATGCAAAACTATGAATATTATTCAATCTCAAAGTGTGTACAAATGGGGCAGGGGTGGGGTAATTGGTTCTATATATAGCTTTAGGAGAGGGAGCAAGGTGATGATCTAGGGTATGTGGGAAAGAGCAAAATGTGCAACCAAAGAGAGGAAGTTTCGGCCAAGGCATATCCTAAGTCCCACATCTCCTTTTTCTAACTTTTCCTAACGGTTTATAAGCTCCCATACTCTCCCAAAGTTCAAAACTAAGAAAACAATAGGTGTTGGTCGTGAACTACAATCCCAAAAGGGGAGAATTATTTattcttcacttcttttaaGTCCAAGCCATGTTATGTCCCACGTTGCTTGAACTCTCAAGCTAAGAAGAATATATAAGTTCCCTACaacacaaactaaaataaatgaCAAGCTAAATAGGAAGTGGTGGACGACTTAATCAACTAAGGGTGAAAATACAAGCCCAAAAAATCCTACACTACTCTTTTGGGAAAAAAGAGTAAAGAAGACATGTGATGAAGTGGTTCCCTTTTGCTATGCTTCTTGTgaatcttttgttttcttcatgTTTTTCCCATATATGATCACATCAAGGGGTCAGTATGTTCTTCCTCACATTGGTGATTTTGGTGGCGTCAAAAGGAGGGATCTTTGTTAGTCTCTTCGCCTCCAACTACATCTGctttatgttgttgatgataaACTTTTAGCCTCAAGAAGCATCATTCACCAAGATGTTTTTCCTTATAGGAACTGGAACACTTACAAACATCATATTCTTAAACTCCTTTTATTC
This window of the Vigna angularis cultivar LongXiaoDou No.4 chromosome 7, ASM1680809v1, whole genome shotgun sequence genome carries:
- the LOC108338579 gene encoding aldehyde dehydrogenase family 3 member H1 isoform X3; the encoded protein is MWASEFFIAMLKNSSKVALKELKHWIYPEKVKTSLATFPSSAEIVSEPLGVVLVISAWNYPFLLSLDPVIGAIAAGNAVVLKPSEIAPATSSLMAKLLGDYMDNSCIRVVEGAVDETSALLEQKWDKIFYTGNGRVARVVMAAAAKHLTPVVLELGGKSPVVVDSNINLKVATRRIIAGKWGCNNGQACISPDYVITTKEYAPKLVDALKTELEKFYGKNPLESEDLSRIVNSNHFNRLKKLLDDDKVSGKIVHGGKKDESKLKISPTLLLDVPRDSLIMSEEIFGPLLPILTVDKLEESFVVINSGPKPLAAYIFTNNKKFKELFVRNISAGGVVVNDTTLHLAVHTLPFGGVGESGVGAYHGKFSFDAFSHKKAVLYRSFIGDASVRYPPYTSTKQRLLKALIGGGILGIIRALFGWS
- the LOC108338579 gene encoding aldehyde dehydrogenase family 3 member H1 isoform X1; amino-acid sequence: MASNTKKKVFGSEDALAMVEELRAAFDCGKTRGCEWRISQLKALIKLSEEHEKEIVQALHSDLSKSETEAFVQEIAMLKNSSKVALKELKHWIYPEKVKTSLATFPSSAEIVSEPLGVVLVISAWNYPFLLSLDPVIGAIAAGNAVVLKPSEIAPATSSLMAKLLGDYMDNSCIRVVEGAVDETSALLEQKWDKIFYTGNGRVARVVMAAAAKHLTPVVLELGGKSPVVVDSNINLKVATRRIIAGKWGCNNGQACISPDYVITTKEYAPKLVDALKTELEKFYGKNPLESEDLSRIVNSNHFNRLKKLLDDDKVSGKIVHGGKKDESKLKISPTLLLDVPRDSLIMSEEIFGPLLPILTVDKLEESFVVINSGPKPLAAYIFTNNKKFKELFVRNISAGGVVVNDTTLHLAVHTLPFGGVGESGVGAYHGKFSFDAFSHKKAVLYRSFIGDASVRYPPYTSTKQRLLKALIGGGILGIIRALFGWS
- the LOC108338579 gene encoding aldehyde dehydrogenase family 3 member H1 isoform X2; the protein is MSSQDSDKTTSTESAFDAPAASRLVMELRGAFASGKTRSYDWRVTQLKALEKLVADHEPEIIDALRKDLAKPPLETVAYEIAMLKNSSKVALKELKHWIYPEKVKTSLATFPSSAEIVSEPLGVVLVISAWNYPFLLSLDPVIGAIAAGNAVVLKPSEIAPATSSLMAKLLGDYMDNSCIRVVEGAVDETSALLEQKWDKIFYTGNGRVARVVMAAAAKHLTPVVLELGGKSPVVVDSNINLKVATRRIIAGKWGCNNGQACISPDYVITTKEYAPKLVDALKTELEKFYGKNPLESEDLSRIVNSNHFNRLKKLLDDDKVSGKIVHGGKKDESKLKISPTLLLDVPRDSLIMSEEIFGPLLPILTVDKLEESFVVINSGPKPLAAYIFTNNKKFKELFVRNISAGGVVVNDTTLHLAVHTLPFGGVGESGVGAYHGKFSFDAFSHKKAVLYRSFIGDASVRYPPYTSTKQRLLKALIGGGILGIIRALFGWS